One Aegilops tauschii subsp. strangulata cultivar AL8/78 chromosome 2, Aet v6.0, whole genome shotgun sequence genomic window, TTTAAAATGTTCTACACGAGTTTGATGCACCAGTGCACCAGATATTCTCCCTTAGTATCATATGCACATGCGCAAACTCTCTAGTATTAAGGTATAAGCAGTGGGCAAACATGGATGGAACAGCAATCCTACGCACCTAGCCCTCCCCGCCCCCTAGTGTGTTTTCATCACTTTTTATCGTTGATTTTATTCTTTTGCTTCATGCCAAACCGTGTCTTGTTTTCATTGTCTGTTTCTTTTTTGTTATGTTTTGGTTGCCATTTTATATTTTAAATATGTGTTTAATTTTCAATCTATGCTTTTTAAAACAATTATACATGAACATTTTATAGAAAAGCATGAACATTTAataaaattcatgattttttaaaCACATTTTATAAATTCACAAACATTTCTAAAAAATACAATTTCATAAAAAGCATTGCATTTCTTCAAATCTATTGAATGAAACGGAATTACTTCATACAAAAACAGTGCAAAACCAATAATAGACAAGATGAGAATCTGtcaaataaaaatagcaaggtatcTAACTAATAAAAAATAATGGATCAGACCAGCGATTcagaactacagctgctaacCGAGATATCTAAGGGCAATTCCAACGCTAGACGGTAGCTACCGGTGCTAATTGATCGTTAATTAAACAGCCAATTCACCTCTTGTGTGTGTGGtgggtggtggggggggggggggtgggggggggggcaagcgGTCGATGTCGCCCGACGCCAGGATTTCGGGGCTCAACTACCAATCCACGGGGAAATTGCTAGGAAATTGATCCTTGTTCCTCTTCTAGCGTATCCCGTTGGAGATGCTAACTATCTTGTCTATTCCATTGTAGCGATAAACCGAATGCCAGCTTCGGTATCATACAAGCAGGTGCAAATTTCCAACGATGTCAACCCCCGTGGCTGTTTGGGATGCATTGGGCGCGCGACATCCACCCTAGTCTCCTCTAGGCACAAAACTCAGTATGCTTTAGATAAGCTTCACACAAGCACCCGACCCTACTGGACCAGCCCATCACAGCCAGCGGCCCATGCAGCGAACAACGCACTGTAGCTAGCCGGTTCATTCTAGTGAACTGGTAACTGTAGCGACTTGTGCACTCTAAGGACCCGGTATACTATAGCGAATCAATATTTTGCTAATTTTTTAAAACGTGAACATTAGTTGACTTTTCTGTATATTTTCAAAATTCTAAACAATTTCAGAAACGTGAACATCTTTGAAAATTCCCCAAGTTGTTTTGAAaatgcaaacattttttgaatttgaggCCAAATTTTAGAAATGAAACTTCTTTtgaaattccaaaaaaaaaattGGAAACATGGAActattttgaatttgtgaacaaaatttaaaaataataacattttttgaaattatgaacaaattttgaaaatgggACATTTTAAAATTACTTAAATGTTGAATTTGTAGTGTTAATCGATCATAGTCGGATGGGGGTTAGTAGTAACTTAGAGCTGTGGAGACAAACTTTGAAATCAAAAGGTGTTAGGCTTAGTAAAATTAAAACAAGTACATGAGGTGCAATTTTAGTACAAGTAGGCACGAGAGGAGATGGTGAGCCTTAATGGCTAGGTGGTACCTTAGAACGTCACCTTTCAATTTTGGTGTGCATGTTGCAGAAGGATGGTGACATCGATGAAGATCTGATCCATCAAATCAAAGACAGGTGGATGAAGTGGTGCTAAGCTTTTCACGTTCTTTGTGACAAGCGAGTGCCACAAAAACCTAAGACATTTCCATAGGATGGTGATTCGACCTACGATGTTGTATGACGATGAGTGTTAGCCAAGTAAAGAGCGACATGCTCAACAATTAGGTGTAGAGGAAATGCGCATCTTGAGAtggatgtgttggggaacgtagtaatttcaaaacatttcctacgcacacgcaagatcatggtgatgcatagcaacgagaggggagagtgttgtccacgtaccctcgtagaccgaaagcggaagcgttagcacaacacggttgatgtagtcatacgtcttcactatctgaccgatcaagtaccgaacgcacggcacctccgagttcagcacacgttcagcccgatgatgtccctcgaaatccgatccagccgagtgttgagggagagtttcgtcagcacgacggcgtggtgacgatgatgatgttctaccgacgcagggcttcgcctaagcaccgctacagtattatcgaggtggactatggtggagggggggcactgcacacggctagaagatcaaacgatcaattgttgtgtctttggggtgcccctctgcccccgtatataaaggaacaaggggggggaggtgcggccggccaggaggaggcgcgccaggaggagtcctactcccaccgggagtaggattccccccccccctccaagtagtaggagtaggagtcaaggaaaggggagagagaagagaaggaaggaggggcccgccccctagtccaattcggactaggccttgggggggcgcccagcctctcctctctctttgccctaaagcccaataaggcccatatactccccggcgaattcccgtaactctccggtactccgaaaaatacccgaatcactcggaagctttccgatgtccgaatatagtcatccaatatatcgatctttacgtctcgaccatttcgagactcctcgtcatgtccccgatctcatccgggactccggactaccttcagtacatcaaaacacataaactcataatataaccgtcatcgaactttaagcgtgcggaccctacgggttcgagaactatgtagacatgaccgagacacgtctccggacaataaccaatagcggaacctggatgctcatattggctcccacatattctacgaagatctttatcggtcagaccgcataacaacatacgttgttccctttgtcatcggtatgttacttgcccgagattcgatcgtcggtatctcaatacctagttcaatctcgttaccggcaagtctctttactcgttctgtaatacatcatcccgcaactaactcattagttgcaatgcttgcaaggcttaagtgatgtgcattaccgagtgggcccagagatacctatccgacaatcggagtgacaaatcctaatctcgaaatacgccaacccaacaagtaccttcgaagacacctgtagagcacctttataatcacccagttacgttgtgacgtttggtagcacacaaagtgttcctctggtaaacgggagttgcataatctcatagtcataggaacatgtataagtcatgaagaaagcaatagcagaatattaaacgatcgtgtgctaagctaacggaatgggtcaagtcaatcacatcattctcctaatgatgtgatcccgttaatcaaatgataactcatgactatggctaggaaacataaccatctttgatcaacgagctagtcaagtaaaggcatactagtgacactatgtttgtctatgtattcacacatgtattatgttttcggttaatacaattctagcatgaataataaacatttatcatgatataaggaaataaataataactttattattgcctctagggcatatttccttcaggatgTGTGACCACGCCAGAAGTGATATGGTTCGGAATGATGATGACATACATAATATAATTGGGATAGCACCGATAGAAGAGAAACTTGTCCAACATCGTTTAACATGGTTTGAGCATATACAACGTAGCATCCAGAAGATCCAGTGCATAGCGGATGGTTAAAGCGTGCAGATAATGCCAAGAGAGCTCGGGATACACCAAACTTAACATGAAAGGAGTCCGTAAAGAGATATCTGAAGAAATAAGACATCGCCAAAAATTTCACACATGGCAAGAATGTGTGGAAGTTAGCTATCCATGTTCCAGAACCATGAGTTGATTTTGACATCTTTTAGGATTGAACTCTAGCCTACCACAACTTCTTTTGGCTAACGGCTTTGCCGTAAAACACGATGAAGTTTATGAATATTTAGGAAGATgtgattttttttacttttttgaatatttttaatacatgaacattttttgaatttgtgaacactTTTTGAAAATGTGAATATATTTTTCAATTTTGCAAATATTTTTTACATTTTTTAAATTTCTTTAGTAAAGTCACAAACATTTTTGAACAAATGTGAACTAGAAAAACaacagaaaaaatagaaaaagaaaacaaacaaaaatGAAAATTGATTCAAAAACCATCTAAAAGGTTCCCAAAACCGACTAGGAATCTTTCAGAACGTCCCATAACTGGCTTTGTTTTATATTTACTAATAAGCTGGCCTAACGCAGTTAGATTGGCAGCCAGCCCTATGCCAGCCAAACCAAGGAAATATGTTGCAGAATGCGACAGGACTATATCTGGGTCAACGCGAGTCGGAATAGTCTCGCCTGAAGCTCTTTTGTTACCCGTGTATTAGTAGGCCAACCCATTTCTAGCGATCTTCCACGCTCCCACGCTCGATCGTTACCGCTCGTGTTTTTTTCTATTCCATTCTTCTTCCTATTTTTTTGTCTCACGGGTTTCTTAGGGTTTTACTCTATCTTCTCACCATTTTATTCTAGTTTTTACTGGGTTTTTTTTCTTATTCTTTTGCTTTGTTTTTCCTTGGTTTTATTTTGTTCCTTTCTTCATTTTATtgggttttcttttctttttgatttTATTTGTTTTCATTCGATTTTGATTTGATTACTAGGTTTTTCTTCGTTTTCTCATCGGTGTTTCTATCTTCCGTTTCTTCGGTTTTCACCACTTTgatttgttctttttcttctttctgcAACACGTGTCTATATTTTTCATACACATTTTTACATTTTACATATACATCAGACATTTCTGAAATATATGATTAACATTTATTATACACGATCaacatgttttcaaatttatGTTATGAAattcattttttaatacatgttcTACATTTTCCGTACACATCAGAAACATTTTTCGTGcacacgtttaacatttttgaAGTAGATgattatttttaaaaaaatatttatgTTTGAGTAATACCTTTTTCAAACACATTTTACATTTTTGGTATATATATAATAAACATTTTTGTGCATGTTTCAAAATTTTAAAACATAGGATTAATTTTTTTGATACGCTATAAGTATGTTAAAAAAAATCAGGTTTTCATGTTCAGTTTTATAATACAAGCTCTACATTTTTTGTATGCATCAGTAACAATTTTTTATACATTTTTGTTTTTTCAAAATAGATgattattatttttggaatatttatctTTGAAGAGTACTTTATTTCATACACATTATACATTTCTAGTAtctgtcatgattttttaaaaGATTTTACATTTTTTATTACTTGATTAACAATTCTTAAATGCATGATCAACTTTTTCCCACCTATTGTATATTTTTGTATACATGAGATACATTTTTTtatacatatttaacatttttGGAATGcctgattaacatttttttaatttttactTTAGTGCATTTTTCAAATATTATACATATATATAATATTTCGAAGTATATAAAAAAGTGAAGAAAAAGCAGAAAATAAACATCTAAAAAACGAGGTTGTGGCCCTCCCACGAGCTGGCCCAGCCCAGTCTCGCGCTCTCTCAGGTGTGACTGCCACAAGACATAGGAACAACTAATTAACGAGCGCTCcttgcagcgcgccacttgtcacacggtttaagagataaaacattttgaataaacggatctacgaaaaaatgGCACTTGAAGCGCGCCACTTGTCACAACCCAGAGAGGTTGGAGTGATCTCTCCTCAGTTAGTGATTTCGATAAGACATCCCCTAAAAAAACGTAAAACAAGACATAGGCGCGGCCCATAGTATGCGGAGAATAGGATTTCACCGTGTTAATTATAAAATAGCGGCGAACAGCTCACGCATGGTCTATGTGGACCAGCTTAATAGGTGCTTCATGGAAGAAAAACACCTAGAGTTGTTTCGCTTTTAAGGAAAAAAAAGGAAATATAGAGTTCCCGCAAAAAGAGTCAAAATAGTATGCATGTTTAAAATTTATAGAAAGAAGTTCACAAATTTAATCAAATGGTCATGACTTTTTTGCATCAAAATTTTATATTAATGTCCTGAATTATAAAACTAACACACATGTTATAAATATTGACACGTTGAAAAATGTCACGCATTTgaaataaataatgcagtaaaATATTCATGATCTTAAATTTTCTTAATGTATTTTTGTTCGTTCAGAAGTGCGCCCCCGACCAAGGAATCTAAATATTTATCTACGGCCGCATAACGACGACCAATGAACGACTGACAATTTTCGGTACGTACGCTCTGGCGCAAACTCTCTGGTGCCATAAGGTACAAGTACAAGCGGTGGCCAAATATGCAGTGAACAGCACGCGGAGCTCCTATCCGCCCTGTAGTGCGACGGACCagctttgggggggggggggggggggggggggggggggcgggggctGGGCGCTATTGGTCTTTTAGTTTCTCtaatttcttttttatttttaatttcaTAACTGTTCACGAATCTTATATGCGAAAAAGGTGTTCAGGATTTCAAAAATGTTCTTAATTTTGTAAACTGTTCATAAAATTGGAATccgttcacaaattcaaaaatcTTTACCAATTTGAAAGATATCAGGATTTCATGAAATGCTCATGAATTAAAAAATGTACACAAAACTAAGAAATTATTGTTATTTAAAAAAATATCAGGATTTCGAAAATTATTGTTATTTAAAAAATTCTTCATTGATTCTAAAtttgttcatgaattcaaaaaatattcatcaaTTCGAAAAAAAAATCGTGCATTTCAACAATTGTTCCCAATTTTCAAAACTCTTTGTTGATTCAAAAAGGTTCATAACATTAAAAataatgtttgtacattcaaaaATAGTTTCTGAATtgcaaaaaatgttcaaaatttgaaattttttctTAAATTTTAAAAAAATCTTGTAGACTTGAAAAACCTCATGAATTACAAATGGTTCATGAGTTTCAAAAAGTTGCGTAtttgaaaaatgaaaaaaaagaaaaactgaaaGAAAAATAGAAGGGAAAATTAGGCCGGTTCAGGGAAGGCCCTAGAAACTTCCCCAAACCAGTTGGTAGAAAACCAAAATTGGGTCGGACCAGTTGAAGTAGGGCTGGCAGCTGGGGTACGCGTGATAACGCATCCCGTGACCAATGCGCTAAATAGGAGCCGCGACTTGCAAGGGCGCGCAGAATGAGGCGTCCCTATATCTCGCCTTCAGCGAGTCCACCTTCAGAACCACTCAAGGAGCGACCGAGATGGGCCGGCCGACGCTCGCGGCAGGCCACGGGAtattcttcctttttcctttatatttttgttttctgttttagtTTTTCCCTTTATTTTGTACTCTTGTTTATACTTAAACATATTCTAAATATGGATATTAAAAAAGCACTCTACaaaaaacatttgaaaaatgttgaacaagcatttgaaaatgtttaataaattaaaaaaaaaactaaaaagtatttgaaaaatgttgaacaagcgTTCTGACAAATGTTGAGCGTATACAAAAAAAAATTGATCAGTTATTAAAACAATGATGATTTTTTTTATCATTtgtataaaaatgttaatcaagcatttgaaaaaatgttgaacatgtatttgaaaaactTTAATCAAGTATTTGGGAAATATTAAATGTGCATATaaaaaatattgaccatgtattaaataaatgatgaaaaaaaattgatcatgcatacataaaaatgttaatcaagtatttcaaaaaaatgttgaacaagtgttTGCAAAATGTTAATCAAACGTTTGGAAAATGTTAAATTGTATAGTGAATGTTATTCAAAACATGTTAATTTTTTATTTTAAAGTTTCTAAtcaagaatttgaaaaaaaatgttaaaaCTTTATACAagaaatgttgaccatgtattattattaaatgtatagaaaaaatgttgaccaaatgttaatcttgtatttaaaaaatgttaaaactatgtatagaaaaaatgttgaccatgtaatTCCAAAATGTATGATTTGTATTGGAAAGATGTTAGAcatgtattagaaaaatgttGGAATAATAAACAAAGATAGCCAAAATTAGAAACAAAAGAAataagagaaaaaaagaaaagaaagaaacaaaatgcaaaatgaaagaaaaatggagaagaagaaataaaaaagaaaataaaagaaaaaggaaaaaatccCGAAGAAAACGGTTGGAGTAGTCTCAAGTAGGACGCGCCCCTAGGGCTTACCACAAAAGGAGCTTGGGCGCAGTGGCTGGCGTAGCGCGCAATCTCCTAGAGGCTATGGATTGATCCCTCCTTGCATTTCCTCTACTCTTTTTATGACTATGCACGTGTGAATGGGGCGGACCAACACGACACGACGGGGGAAAAGCTTCAGCGAGAGGTGCTACTTGTCTCACTTAATGCAATAAATAGTCGTCGCGGTGCAGGACAACCCCTTTCCCTCCACCTATTAGGCGACCTAATGCGGCATTGTTTTTTCCCTTTACATATATTTGTCGGTTTTGTTGTTGGTTTTTATGGGCCAACCCATGACTAGTTTTCCTTTTTGTTTATTCTTATCTTTGTTcgtaaaaaaaatatttttttgcgtCTTCCTTTTTTGTTTTAATATTTTTACCACACATGGTATTATAAAACTCTCCCCGAATACTTTTGCTAGGAAAATCATGAACCTTTTTGAAAAATCTTGAAGATTTTTAAAGTTTGTTAgcatttttaaaatcatgaaGATTGTTTAGAATCTTTGTAAACATTTTTGCATTTTTTTTCTCATATTTTTGCATTTCCTTCGATATATTAAATAGAAAAATATTGTAAAATTTAGTGCAACTCATTAGTGGGTCAGATTAGGATTTATCAAATAATTAATACAACAAATCAAAGATTAAATGGGCCAACCTATCACAGCTGGGGTGTGCTTGGTTCCTAGCCAACAAAGTAGGGCGTGGAATAAGAGGTCTCCAAGCGTCGCACAGTAGCACCAGCCACTGTCAATAACTAGAGTGGTATGTGCTTAAGCTGTCGTGGAGCCCAACACTCACTCCGGTCCTCCTCTTGGCACAAAACTcattagggcatgtacaatggttctaACTTAGAAATGCCACGTAGGATAAATGATGAGATGGAAAAGAGAGAAATCATAAGAAAAGGCTTGTCTTCTTATttaagagaagacaagagatgatctcttagcacaatatgtttcaccaCGTTTTTAAGAATAACTAGTTATTAAAGATAAGGCTAAGAAATGACCCATTGTAGACATGTTTTTtatcatctctaaattacatgcaagacttaagataagactattTTATCAACCACTGTACATGCAAGACTTCAGATAAAATTCACTAGGACCAAGATAGTTAGTGATTGGTTGTACCACATACTAGAAAATAACATCCATTGTTAACTACAGCGCCAAATTAGTGGAGAAATTAATGCGTAGTTTTTCCCACAGCGTAAACGAGCAGTCCTAGCGCATGCAGTAGTGGAGACCGACCGCATGCAGCCCACGCGCACTCAGAACGGCCTAATTAACTCTGCATTAATTACCAACATGCCTTAATCTTCTCCTATTCTGAAAATGCATGAAAACTGAAGTGCGCTTCTAAACCGTGATGGAGGGGGTATTAGATTTTTCTAGGTACAGATGTACCTAGACATGAGTAATAAACAAGAACATAACACTTTTTGCTTGTTGATGAGGAAAAAGAGTATAGCTCGTGAACAGTACTACTGCAAGGATCTTGGTATGTAGTAGTAGTACACCACATCCTCGCCCTTTATTTCTTGTTTGGACGGCTTTAGACGCGTACGCGCACGCCGGACGTTTATTCTACATAAGCCATGCGTGTTCTCTGTTCTATGCATGGTCGATCTCGATCAGGCCCGCCCGAAGCACCTAGCAAGTGAGGCTGTTCCCCGGGTCGACGCCGAACTGCCTGCAGTAGGCCCTGTAGTAGCCCGCCCGGGCGTTCATGGCGGCCGCGTTCCCGCCGTTGCACTCGCCGCTGTTGATGGCCCTGGTCGTGGCGCCGAACCCCCGCGGCAGGACCTGCTTCACGTTGTTCATCCAGAACCAGAGCGCCGCCTTGAACGCCACCTCCGGGTCCTGCGCCACCTTCTCCGGGTTGTTCAGCCCGTCGAATCCCACGCTCTTCCCCGCCGCCCCGTAGTTGTAGTTCCACGTCAGCTGCAGCGGCCCGCGCCCGTAGTACCCCTTCCCCGAGGCGCACGGCCACTGCGTGTACTTCCTGTCGCAGTAGTTCTGCCTCGCCCCGCCGATCTCCTCGATGTAGCACATGTCTGTACACAAGTTGCATGGCCGCTGAATTATGGAGAGCTAATTCAAGATTAAATTCGTGTTAGTCGGTTAATTGGAGTTGAACTTACGTCCGGtctcgtgcgtgacgtgggcgaaGAAGGCGGCTATCTCCCTCTTGCCGTCGTCGGTCGTGCGGCCTTTCCCGAAGTTGGGGTTGGCCCGGGCGGCGCTCAGGAACGACGGGCGCGTGTAAAAGCTCTTGCCGGCGCAGCCGTTGCCGGCCCGGGACTTGATCCCGTTGAAGAACGCCTCGGTGACGACGCTCTCCACGGAGACgccgctcccgccgccgccgccgctccccgaGCACGGGCCAGACTGACACCCTTGTCCGCAGTAGGCGTCGGTAGTGCCGCAATACCCGTACTGGCTGCAGCACTCGTTCGCCCGGCAGCCGCACTTCTGCGCGGCCACCATTCCCGCGGCAGATAGGACTAGTGCTGCCACCCCGAGCGCCAAGAACGGGAGCATCGCCATGGGCGACCTCGCCATTTCGAAATAAGGTTAACGGTGGCCAAACTTGTTCCGCTCTAGCAGCTGCTTGTTTACGAGCTGAGTGTACATGGCAAGGTGGTCGCAGGCGGT contains:
- the LOC109771992 gene encoding chitinase 5 translates to MARSPMAMLPFLALGVAALVLSAAGMVAAQKCGCRANECCSQYGYCGTTDAYCGQGCQSGPCSGSGGGGGSGVSVESVVTEAFFNGIKSRAGNGCAGKSFYTRPSFLSAARANPNFGKGRTTDDGKREIAAFFAHVTHETGHMCYIEEIGGARQNYCDRKYTQWPCASGKGYYGRGPLQLTWNYNYGAAGKSVGFDGLNNPEKVAQDPEVAFKAALWFWMNNVKQVLPRGFGATTRAINSGECNGGNAAAMNARAGYYRAYCRQFGVDPGNSLTC